In the genome of Siniperca chuatsi isolate FFG_IHB_CAS linkage group LG14, ASM2008510v1, whole genome shotgun sequence, the window TATCTGTGTTGTCTGCTGTCCAGGAGGTGAACTGAGGGAAGACGGCAGTCCCTGGTTGTCTGAGCCCACAAGGAGGGACAGTGGCTCTCTACTGACTGCAGACCAACTAACAAGCCTGGGGACTCCACTCCGCCCTCACAGTCCTTCACCTCTCGCCCGCCCATCCGCCATCCATTCCACCCCATCCACCCCCTGCGCTACCTTCCCTCATCCCCGCTCAGGCTCGGTGTCAGCGGTGCCCACACCTGAGGCGCTGGCATCATATGTCCACAGTGAAAGCCCTCTTACAGATCCATTCCCGATGTCCTTAGCTCACGCAGCTCGGCTTCACAGGCACACTTCCACCCCACCCATAACTCCGCCCTCAAAGAGGCGTCACCGACTGAAGCCCCCCTGCACCCCTCCACCCCCATCCCGCAAAGTGCTGCATCTACTTCCCAACATCACCCTAACGCGCAGCAAAAGCCACGAGTCCCAGCTGGGCAACCGCATCGAGGACCCACCCACCAACAAGTAGGTGCTCAGAAAGCTGTTTGAACAAACATTCTGTTACAGAATTCACCTTGTCAAGAGCTTTTCATAAGTAGGTCAGATAAGAACTAAATGGGAATCCTCAGATCACATTATAAATGCAACAGATTTCGACTGTTGGCTTTGTACGCACAGGTTTACGGGCATTTGGGGGAAAGTGCTGTGAGAGAAGAGCTACAGTATCTTTTAGTTAGTTAGCATTTGATTCTTTGCAATTCTTTAATTGTATTATGCAGGCATTATTACAGCCTGATTCTGAGGTTTCATTTGCTGTCTACACCTtgatttctttgtcattttactAATGACTGGTATGATAAATCAAATTTGCAGATACAGTATTTCTAATCTAAGGATCTGTTAATGCTAACAAAAATGTCTTGTTAAAAGCTAAACTATCTGAAAAACTATGTTTACTTTCTCAAGCCAGATTTTTCGTTTGGAGTCTACTGCACTTTGACTTCCATTACTAATAGATGGACTAACAGATGAGAGAATACAATTAATtgtcatttacatacagtatgtttatgtaATGGCTAGCCAGTCACCCTGCTGTTAATTTCTTACATTGATTAAGTGATTAATTGATTCACACAAAATGAATTGATGACCATTTTGATAAGGGATtaataagtcatttatcaacAAAACTGGCAAACATGATCTAGTtacaacttctcaaatgtgactgCTTTTGACTTTTCTTGACAGTCGGTAAGACGACTTCATACACTGTTAGCCAGAACTGTATACATGACAAATATGTCAACAAATAGCAGTAGTGGATGCTGTAGCCGTTACAGCCTCGTGTTTCTTATCCATACTGATGAGAACAGTTGTTGATGCAGTTTTCCTGAAAGTATCTGTCCAGTGTCTCGTTCTCACCTCAGTCTTGCACCGGACAGACGCAGAGCTTTCTGAAGATTctttctcgtgtgtgtgtgtgtgtgtgtgtgtgtgtgtgtgtgtggagctaaTCCCCACACAGATTCCCAGAGATTATGAGTCAtgtcaaaacaggaaatatttcCTAGGACTAATGCTCAGAGGtggcgacacacacacaaacacatctctctctctctctctctctctctctccctgtctctctctctattgtGATGggatgcacatacacaaacaagcCACATGTTTATCCATAATATCCTGTCTGTttatggaaacaaaacaaaaaactggcACAAGCAGAAGTAAATACAGCTGACATAGATCAAACGCATCTAACGCACACCCAGGCGATCCTGCTAGTTTATCCTGGCTTTGTACATATTGTACGGTTTTTACAGCAGCACTCTGAAAACAGGTCACAGGTGTGATAGCTGATTGAACAGAACTCAAGATAAAATTAGACAAATGGAttatttttcaaactgtgaTTACTCGTGCgtatgtgcacgtgtgtgtgtatgaaccACAGAACTGGCACTGCTTGGTGCTTCGGTCCTTGTGACTTCAGTCTGGGTGTTAAGGATGACACCCTTGGTATCCTGTGCCAATGCTATTTAGGTACTCCAACGTGCCTCTCCCTAGCCCTTATATAACCTGCCCCAGACAGTATGGTGTTCAAGCGATGCTGTGGGGACCTGCTGTAGTATCCAGTCTAGTTTTTGCCAATATACAGGACGTACTGATACTTTTTTTGCTTTCCCTCTATCCAGGTGTGTTAAAAAGAATAAGTTGCTCCAGAATATGCAAGTCAACGGGAATGGATGTGAGGACTCGCCTTCTCGTTACCCCGTTATGTCTGCGCGCGCGCCTGGAGTCACCCCAGCTGCCACcacagcatcttacaccctccCTGGCACGCCAACCCTCCTGGAAGAGCACAGCACCATTAAGAGTGAGTCATGCACGTATATACgttatatatacgtatatatttttttattttgctgatttGGTGAATATGCATGTTTGACATGTCAAAAAAATAGTCTGATTTAGATTAGAATGTTTATCCAATATGACCTGTCAAAAATAATACGGATTTCTGGACTAAATAAGCATAGTTTGTTTGTGCAATTGGttatgaaaaattacttttcctttttccataTGCATtgcaagcatgtgtgtttgtgtttgggctTGAATGCGACTGAAGGTTTTGGGTCGAACATCTCCTCAATAACTTCTGTGTGAGGGAATCACATCCCAAATGTGGTAGATACCAGTCTTTCTCGACATAACCCAATCCTCCCCATTGATTGTTCTCCCCTTCTTTCCATccttccatctctttctcccttgCTAGATAACGTAGCAGGGCATCGCAGCTCCCCACAAGCAGTGAGGAGGGACATAGGCCTAGCAGTCACACACAGGTAGatctttctttttcacactATATGTTTTATCCTAAGCTTATGTCATATTAAAGGAAACAAGATAGATTTGTTATTAATGAAATAACAAATTGACTGTATGAATAATAACTAAACAGTAATGTAATACTGTAGGTTTAACAGCATTTCTTGTGTTTATGTAGGTTTTCAACAAAGTCCTGGCTGTCCCAGACATGTCAGGTGTGCCAGAAGAACATGATGTTTGGGGTTAAGTGCAAACACTGTCGGTGAGTTGAGCGCTTTCCATTTAAAGGGTTAGTCACTTAACTTTAAGTATTTTTCATTGACTGAGATAGTAGAACATTAGCACGCTAGTACGCAGAATAAGGAAACACAGGAGAGGAAGCTCTGACAGGATTTAATCCATGGTCGTGGGAGTGCATGGAGCTGGACTTGAAAGAGTGCATTAGGTGCCATATACTGATAGCTACTGGGTCTCTCTTATGCTGCCTACTTTCTGTGCAGGTTAAAGTGCCACAACAAATGCACAAAGGAAGCCCCATCCTGCAGAATCTCCTTTCTACCAAGTAAGCTTTGTTTTATCTTCAATCTGCAGTTGATGGACACAGTGTATTGTGCATCTACATTGTGACATTTCCAATTTCTCTTCTAGTCGCCAAAATTCGGAGGACTGAGTCTGTTCCATCTGATATAAACAACCCTGTGGACCGGCCGCCAGAAGCACCGCAGTTTGGCACACTACCAAAGGCCATtacaaaaaaggtaaaaaaggcTTAGGAGTTCTGCATTACAGCTACTATGACACCTTGATATAAAGTATCTAAAACAATGAAGCCATAAAGAGTTTTGTCTCTGGCACTCTGGTTTGTAAAATTAAGACCACATTTGCCATAATTTCCATTGGTTCTTGTTGCATAGATGACCTTTCCCTGATCCaattgtacatgtgtttgttttggagagagAAGACAAATAATTCCGCAAGAGATTTTGCCATCGGCATTTCAGTCTTTTCACCATCTGCCCTTTGAAAACATTGTAAAGATTAGTGATGCTCTCCCTATTTTATGCCATCAAGCAATCCTTATTTCTGCCATAGCACAATCCAGCAGACCTTCCACTGAAATATTATCGACTGGTGCAAtctaaaatgaaagtaaaacaaagtGCAGAAGTCtacttatatataatataatatgactGATCCATCAACTCTGATTTGTGTTGTTTGCATCCATCCCTGCCCCACCAGGATCATCCTCCAGTGCTGAACCAGCTGGACTCCAGCAGCAACCCGTCCTCCACCACCTCGTCCACACCTTCCTCCCCAGCACCCTTCCAGCAGAGCAACCCCCCCAGCGCCACGCCACCACCCAACCCCTCACCCAAAGGTCATCGGGACAGCCGCTTCAACTTCCCAGGTATCTTACAGAAGCCTGGATACAGAAACACAGGTGGAAATACACACGTTTAGATACTGTAGCCTGACAAAcacaatactgtacatactgcaatgtgcatgctaacattgtaCTCTTGATTTCTCCTCATTATTACCACAACCACACGAACACCcttctcttcccttctctctccatATATGACATTAACACTGTAGAACAACTGTGTTATACAAGATCTGTTAATTCAAAGCTTCTCTAACCAAAGGTCTCTCTCCCTGCCATGCTTGTCGGCCTTTCcctctcttgttttttgtttattttattttatttttttttacaaaagctGCCTGTTACTTTCAGCACAGACAGCAGTTTATCTTCCCTGGTGAGTTGACGGTCAAAGCGTCATGCTGCATTGTTATTCTACCATCGTTACACTGTCCCTGCcgctctctctgtcctctgcatGTTTGCTTTTAGGGTTGTGGCAGTTAGTGTAGCTATCTTTCACTGTGTGCCAGCACTAGGATTGCATGTTGACACTTAACTGCCTTTTGACACCATCTGCTGGTGGTAGTGAGAAATTGCATGAGCAGTCATGTTCTGTATGTGGTGGGCCATGATGCTTTCCTCATGGGGGGTGGGGGACAAAAGAGGGATAGAATTTTTGCTTCTCGCATTCCTTCCTAAACCATCTTATTTGTCTCTACAGATGTCTCCAGTCCTGCTCATTTTCACCCTGATGTCCTCCAAGACACTGTGTAAGACATTTATATTAAAGTGCTAAATGTACACTCCATTTCAGTAGTTGAATTTTACCTCTCTGATATCAGTTCTCTGTATCACAGCAGTGAGATAGAGCAATCAGCAGATGACAGACATGCCGAGCTGgtagaagatgaagatgaagaggtAATGTTGTTGTGTATGCAGTCTAGAAAATACACTTTAGCTCAGGTTTTACTGTCAGTATAATGAAGTTGTTCAGAGTCATATTTCTGAAATGTATCTTGTTGCACATTCTGTTAAATTTTTGGACACTGATGTTGCGCCCATCAAAGGTAACACAGAGTGTCAGACTCGGATGTCATTATGGAGCGCACTGAGTAATAATGAGCGTAAACAGCCTTGGCAAGCACTGGACTGGTGACACAGGATGCAGAATAGTCTGTTAACCTTAGACAAAGCTGAAAATGGTGGTGTTGACCCAGATCATTATGACAGAGGAACATCTGAATGGATGTTTGTTATAACACCAAGATGAGTTTTGAAAATCAGCAGATTGCAGGTTTCCTGTAAATAATTTCAGCATGAATGGCTCACATTCAAGAATAGAAACATTTGCCAGTAAGTAGTACATCTTCACATGTTACGCACACTTAACTTGACCTTAACTTGTATTTTGGGTAGACTTTATGTTTTATGCACAGTAGATTAACAAAGCCATCACCACACTCTTgcaggaaggggaggaggaaattgaggatgaagatgaagacCCCGAAGCGGAGGAGGAtaatgaggaagaagaggaggaaaatgagTACGAAGGGGAAGATGAGGATGACGAGGAGGACATTAGGATGAACGTTGGCTCAGACGGTGAGTGCGATGAGCTGGATGATCTGCCCAGCTCTCGGGGAAACCAGTGGAAGGGCCCCATCTCCCGCAAGGCGAGTCAGACCAGTGTCTACCTGCAGGAGTGGGACATCCCCTTTGAGCAGCTCGACCTTGGAGAACTCATAGGAAAGGTGAGGAATCTGACCTAGACGTTGATAGTATACGTATCATATTCCGAAAAGGCACTTTTGCTGAAGTGTTTGTTCATGTAGGGCCGCTGGGGCAAAGTGCATAAGGGTCGGTGGCATGGCGAGGTAGCTATCCGACTTCTTGAGATTGATGGGAACAATCAGGACCATCTGAAGCTCTTTAAAAAGGAGGTGATGAACTACAGACAGACCAGGCACGAGAATGTGGTCCTCTTCATGGGGGCCTGCATGGCTCCACCCCACCTAGCCATCATCACCAGGTGAGAGCAGAAATATCAAACACACCTCTAAAACCCAACTTTTAACCCAAATGCATGTTTTCATCTTCAATTtaatcttttcttctctctccctacAGTTTCTGCAAAGGGAGGACACTGTATTCAGTTGTTAGAGACACTAAAAACACTTTGGATATTAATAAGACAAGACAAATTGCTCAGGAGATTGTAAAGGTAATTGTTTGGGGggttttttaatatattgatgCCATGATTTAAGCACTTAGAAGTGGTGTTAAAGCCATATTTCATGTCCAGAAACTGACTTTTACAACCCTGAAGTTACATGccaagaaatatttttattataagtAAAAGGAAATCTGTATTATaaaaaagccaaagatattaaatatgatgatgtttattgaatatttttctgttttggaatATATGTTTAATTTTGCTCTTCGTGTCCCAAGTATATGTTGCTAGTTCAGTCCAATTCTTTATGTGCACAGTAGTTACATAAAAAGCCAATGCCACAGCAAAAAGAACACAATATTTTGAGTAAACCCATTGTACAAACACGCACAACCGAATTCCTCAGTGTGCACTTTTGAATGATCAAAAATGTGAAGCGGAGCAACTTGAACGTACACATCCCTCTCTGAATCAGAGCCTGTATGACAACACTTCATGAACTGTCACTGTTTGTCTTGCTATACAGGGAATGGGCTATCTGCACGCTAAAGGCATTGTTCACAAAGACTTGAAGTCAAAGAACGTTTTTCATGATACCAATAAAGTCGTGATCACAGACTTCGGGCTGTTTGGGATCTCTGGAGTTGTTCAGGAGGGGAGGTAAGAAATGCCACTCGAGAGGCCTTAAAAACACAACCTCAGCTGAAGTGCTGTTCACACTATTACCTGGGGGAGGTCCAGTGATTTGTAATAATTGCTGAGGTCCACAGTGACTCCAGTCCTGCAGGCATCTCTCTTGTTGGCCAGTATTTTTTACAAAGACTGAAGTCTCCTGTTTGTTAAACCTGAATAATTTCCAGCACACTCTTGTTTTTGAAGTACATTATGAACACAAAGCTTGCTAATTTTGTACACAGGAGTTGGGGATGGATTGCATTTAGTTAATGCATTTTCCACTCCAGTTAATGCATCTTTCCACTTAGATTTTCCACTTCATTTGATTTGTTACTGAAAACTGTGtaccttttttattattttttttatttctatgttttTCAGGCGTGAGAACAAACTTAAACTTCCACATGGCTGGATTTGTTATCTCGCACCAGAGATTGTGCGCAGAATGAGCCCAGGTAACAATGAGGACCGCCTTCCTTTTTCCACCTCGGCAGATGTGTACGCCTTTGGGTAAGTTCTGCACAGACATGCATCTTACTTAACTTAGTTTAAGCTCTGGAGACCtactgttctgtcacacctgtttcTGACTGAAAAGAGCTTACTTTACTAAGAGAGTTTCCTGTTTTACAGAATAATTATACTTTTGCTTTGCCCCTTTAAGCACCATTTGGTATGAGCTTCAAGCTAGGGACTGGCCAATCACCAACCAGCCTGTGGAAGCTACCATCTGGCAGGTGGGGAGCGGAGAGGGCATAAAGAAGGTCTTGGCGGAGATCAGCCTTGGCAAGGAGGTCAATGTGAGTTGCAACAGAAGTGTGTCAGTCATTCACAAAAGTACATGTTTATTCTGCTTGTATAAGAGTGGCAAATAATCCTCCACGCTCTAGTGGTGCAAAGATATCAAGATGTTGCAAAACTTTTTAGATCAATCATCATTCATAGTCCACAGTCCAGTGAGTGCAGGGCTCAGTGCTTTGCCAGGTGCTCTGACTCAAAGTGGTTTGTCGTCTCAGGAGATCCTCTCTGCCTGCTGGGCTTACGACCTGAGAGAGAGGCCGACCTTCACCCAGCTGGCCGACATGCTGGAGAAGCTGCCCAAACTCAACCGTAGGCTGTCCCACCCTGGACACTTCTGGAAGTCTGCAGAGTAGGTATCCAGAAATGAGGGACAATGTGAAGACACTGGAcatgtgggggggggggaaataaTCCCTTAGTTCTTATTGTGTATCTCCTGGTTCCTTGTGGTACAATGGCTTGTCAGTGATGATCCTATTAGTCACTGACTCCAAACTCTATAAACAATATAGTTTTTTCAGCTTTggggttagggttggggttaCAGTCTTATTTATGAATAAGATTCATAAATTAGTttgatatattttgaaaataagatAAGTAAAATAGGTTTGAAGTATTTCATAATTTCTGTTCATCATCACACATGACCCAAATACGCTCTCTGACACTGAGCCAAGGCATAGCTCTTCTCAGCTCTGCTGTTGCTTGCTCTGTAATGAAATGTGAACTTTGGggtttttgtatgtaaatgtgaatgtgaattttagagtttaatttattaaatgtcCAACAACACTCTTGACAACTGTCTCAAGACAGAAATGCCgtatttttgacagaaaaaagtATCACAGGGCATGACTGTTGCTGTCTCATACATGTAGAATTTTGTAATGTTCTAATGCTGCCAGTGTAATTGGATAGTTTGTTGTCATGGAAGTTTCCACTTTTTGTAAATGAGGCTGGCAGGACAAGTAGAAAAGACAGATGTAAAGTTGTAAATTGCATTTGTATTCATTGCTGTCCTCATGCATGTGTGagacagcaggaggaagaggttAACTGTGTGATCActcttttaaataatttcttcGTTAAGTCACTGTCATCTAGGTATAAATATGGGCCATTTTGTGGCATATCATCTTAAACTGAGTGTAACTGTCCAAAGTGTGAAACGACCAATTAGAAATGGAGCggaatacatacaaaaaaatagTCGGGAGAATTTTTGGACCTAAAAAGTCATGACCAGAAAATATTGGGGGATAAAATCATTAAGAACATGCTGTCATCTCCATTGGAGTGTGGTAATCCTATACATTTCTGCACCAAAATGGGTTTCATCCTCTTTTTACCCAGACCAGCTGTTGCCACATCCTGCTGCCACATGCCATCtacacatttaaatacatgACTTCATTACAACTTCACATTCACACCATGTTTTCCacttgttttctgctttttatttatgatttgCTTTTTCACAAACCTCTTATTGTGTTTGCTTCAAGACTGTAAAATCAGTAGTCAAGGGCTTCACTATCAATCCTATATAGTTAAATGCCAGTTTTGTTTAGCTGGATAATGGGAGAGATGCaagcatgttttctttaaaagaaaTCAATACAAATGACTTTAAAGAGAATGATTTAATtaatcttaaaaaataatttcttgaTTGAACTCacactgtttttattcagtgaGTCCTTTTAACTAATCTATGTGTATGTAATATCTTGCTGCTTTTCAAATTATGCTTCCTTCACTGTAAACCTGTTACACTTTCACTAACCGTCTAAcgtttgtgttttcctttgctcttttctctcttttctttttctcttttctaatCTAGGTTGTAGCAGTCACTCTGAAACATAAGCAATGCAAAACAAAGCCTGGGTCTGCCTTGCATGCTCCTGTATCCTTAACTCTTACAGGATTGATCAAAGCATTGCCTCTGCCTGAAACAGACACTGCTTTCACTAATCCACAGTCTGATCTTCCATGTCTAAccgttgtgtttttttgttgggaAGAGAGGATCAGTGGCGTGAGGTGTGGCGGGGGGGACAGCTGTCGTCCTTCACGCTTTCCGTCCATTCGTCTAATATCTCTTTGCCTTCCTTttgattttgttctttattGTTGTTCCTGACTCTGAGGCTTGTGAATAACTGGCTTGTGGTGTCTGTGCTGAGACTGACTGGTGTGCTGTGCTCTGTGCCTGCTGATGGCTGCCCTGTCCTCGGCCCGCTCACcttctctgtgctgctgtgatgtGGTTGTTCTCGCCGGGGGCCCTGGCCACAcggctctttttctctctgaaaaacacacacacacacacacacacacacacacacacacacacacacactctctgctgGACTTAAAATGGACCCTACTACCAAATGGACCACTTCATTTATCTATGTTTTCCCTGAAGGGGTTGACACACGTTTGACAGACTGCTTGAGTGATGTTCTCAaaccaactctctctctctctctctctctctctctctctctctctctctctctctctctctctctctctctctctctctctctctctctctctctgtcagttttaaatgtttgtgtgatgGCATGTGCTGAGATGGTCACCAGCCCATGTCTAGACACAATATGCACTTTgtcaacaggaaaaaaataatcatgaactctttttgttgttgtttagtttggTTTTGAATAGTCatatttgcagtgttttcttttttcttcaggAG includes:
- the ksr1a gene encoding kinase suppressor of Ras 1 isoform X8 produces the protein MKYICKQLQCKQKVPETERPEALDSYPHLRDWLRTINLRPELIQAVEAKLSLDALLQMTGTQVRDTMRRLGSSSEECARLSAALSCLKSATESGGELREDGSPWLSEPTRRDSGSLLTADQLTSLGTPLRPHSPSPLARPSAIHSTPSTPCATFPHPRSGSVSAVPTPEALASYVHSESPLTDPFPMSLAHAARLHRHTSTPPITPPSKRRHRLKPPCTPPPPSRKVLHLLPNITLTRSKSHESQLGNRIEDPPTNKCVKKNKLLQNMQVNGNGCEDSPSRYPVMSARAPGVTPAATTASYTLPGTPTLLEEHSTIKNNVAGHRSSPQAVRRDIGLAVTHRFSTKSWLSQTCQVCQKNMMFGVKCKHCRLKCHNKCTKEAPSCRISFLPIAKIRRTESVPSDINNPVDRPPEAPQFGTLPKAITKKDHPPVLNQLDSSSNPSSTTSSTPSSPAPFQQSNPPSATPPPNPSPKGHRDSRFNFPGILQKPGYRNTAACYFQHRQQFIFPDVSSPAHFHPDVLQDTVSEIEQSADDRHAELVEDEDEEEGEEEIEDEDEDPEAEEDNEEEEEENEYEGEDEDDEEDIRMNVGSDGECDELDDLPSSRGNQWKGPISRKASQTSVYLQEWDIPFEQLDLGELIGKGRWGKVHKGRWHGEVAIRLLEIDGNNQDHLKLFKKEVMNYRQTRHENVVLFMGACMAPPHLAIITSFCKGRTLYSVVRDTKNTLDINKTRQIAQEIVKGMGYLHAKGIVHKDLKSKNVFHDTNKVVITDFGLFGISGVVQEGRRENKLKLPHGWICYLAPEIVRRMSPGNNEDRLPFSTSADVYAFGTIWYELQARDWPITNQPVEATIWQVGSGEGIKKVLAEISLGKEVNEILSACWAYDLRERPTFTQLADMLEKLPKLNRRLSHPGHFWKSAERVSEAWTE
- the ksr1a gene encoding kinase suppressor of Ras 1 isoform X2 yields the protein MDSVSAKGGKMVESDEQPKRDSGGGAAMAALHQCELIQNMIEISISSLQGLRTKCAASNDLTQQEIRTLEVKLMKYICKQLQCKQKVPETERPEALDSYPHLRDWLRTINLRPELIQAVEAKLSLDALLQMTGTQVRDTMRRLGSSSEECARLSAALSCLKSATESGGELREDGSPWLSEPTRRDSGSLLTADQLTSLGTPLRPHSPSPLARPSAIHSTPSTPCATFPHPRSGSVSAVPTPEALASYVHSESPLTDPFPMSLAHAARLHRHTSTPPITPPSKRRHRLKPPCTPPPPSRKVLHLLPNITLTRSKSHESQLGNRIEDPPTNKCVKKNKLLQNMQVNGNGCEDSPSRYPVMSARAPGVTPAATTASYTLPGTPTLLEEHSTIKNNVAGHRSSPQAVRRDIGLAVTHRFSTKSWLSQTCQVCQKNMMFGVKCKHCRLKCHNKCTKEAPSCRISFLPIAKIRRTESVPSDINNPVDRPPEAPQFGTLPKAITKKDHPPVLNQLDSSSNPSSTTSSTPSSPAPFQQSNPPSATPPPNPSPKGHRDSRFNFPGILQKPGYRNTAACYFQHRQQFIFPDVSSPAHFHPDVLQDTVSEIEQSADDRHAELVEDEDEEEGEEEIEDEDEDPEAEEDNEEEEEENEYEGEDEDDEEDIRMNVGSDGECDELDDLPSSRGNQWKGPISRKASQTSVYLQEWDIPFEQLDLGELIGKGRWGKVHKGRWHGEVAIRLLEIDGNNQDHLKLFKKEVMNYRQTRHENVVLFMGACMAPPHLAIITSFCKGRTLYSVVRDTKNTLDINKTRQIAQEIVKGMGYLHAKGIVHKDLKSKNVFHDTNKVVITDFGLFGISGVVQEGRRENKLKLPHGWICYLAPEIVRRMSPGNNEDRLPFSTSADVYAFGTIWYELQARDWPITNQPVEATIWQVGSGEGIKKVLAEISLGKEVNEILSACWAYDLRERPTFTQLADMLEKLPKLNRRLSHPGHFWKSAEL
- the ksr1a gene encoding kinase suppressor of Ras 1 isoform X4, with protein sequence MDSVSAKGGKMVESDEQPKRDSGGGAAMAALHQCELIQNMIEISISSLQGLRTKCAASNDLTQQEIRTLEVKLMKYICKQLQCKQKVPETERPEALDSYPHLRDWLRTINLRPELIQAVEAKLSLDALLQMTGTQVRDTMRRLGSSSEECARLSAALSCLKSATESGGELREDGSPWLSEPTRRDSGSLLTADQLTSLGTPLRPHSPSPLARPSAIHSTPSTPCATFPHPRSGSVSAVPTPEALASYVHSESPLTDPFPMSLAHAARLHRHTSTPPITPPSKRRHRLKPPCTPPPPSRKVLHLLPNITLTRSKSHESQLGNRIEDPPTNKCVKKNKLLQNMQVNGNGCEDSPSRYPVMSARAPGVTPAATTASYTLPGTPTLLEEHSTIKNNVAGHRSSPQAVRRDIGLAVTHRFSTKSWLSQTCQVCQKNMMFGVKCKHCRLKCHNKCTKEAPSCRISFLPIAKIRRTESVPSDINNPVDRPPEAPQFGTLPKAITKKDHPPVLNQLDSSSNPSSTTSSTPSSPAPFQQSNPPSATPPPNPSPKGHRDSRFNFPGILQKPGYRNTDVSSPAHFHPDVLQDTVSEIEQSADDRHAELVEDEDEEEGEEEIEDEDEDPEAEEDNEEEEEENEYEGEDEDDEEDIRMNVGSDGECDELDDLPSSRGNQWKGPISRKASQTSVYLQEWDIPFEQLDLGELIGKGRWGKVHKGRWHGEVAIRLLEIDGNNQDHLKLFKKEVMNYRQTRHENVVLFMGACMAPPHLAIITSFCKGRTLYSVVRDTKNTLDINKTRQIAQEIVKGMGYLHAKGIVHKDLKSKNVFHDTNKVVITDFGLFGISGVVQEGRRENKLKLPHGWICYLAPEIVRRMSPGNNEDRLPFSTSADVYAFGTIWYELQARDWPITNQPVEATIWQVGSGEGIKKVLAEISLGKEVNEILSACWAYDLRERPTFTQLADMLEKLPKLNRRLSHPGHFWKSAERVSEAWTE
- the ksr1a gene encoding kinase suppressor of Ras 1 isoform X6, whose product is MDSVSAKGGKMVESDEQPKRDSGGGAAMAALHQCELIQNMIEISISSLQGLRTKCAASNDLTQQEIRTLEVKLMKYICKQLQCKQKVPETERPEALDSYPHLRDWLRTINLRPELIQAVEAKLSLDALLQMTGTQVRDTMRRLGSSSEECARLSAALSCLKSATESGGELREDGSPWLSEPTRRDSGSLLTADQLTSLGTPLRPHSPSPLARPSAIHSTPSTPCATFPHPRSGSVSAVPTPEALASYVHSESPLTDPFPMSLAHAARLHRHTSTPPITPPSKRRHRLKPPCTPPPPSRKVLHLLPNITLTRSKSHESQLGNRIEDPPTNKCVKKNKLLQNMQVNGNGCEDSPSRYPVMSARAPGVTPAATTASYTLPGTPTLLEEHSTIKNNVAGHRSSPQAVRRDIGLAVTHRFSTKSWLSQTCQVCQKNMMFGVKCKHCRLKCHNKCTKEAPSCRISFLPIAKIRRTESVPSDINNPVDRPPEAPQFGTLPKAITKKDHPPVLNQLDSSSNPSSTTSSTPSSPAPFQQSNPPSATPPPNPSPKGHRDSRFNFPDVSSPAHFHPDVLQDTVSEIEQSADDRHAELVEDEDEEEGEEEIEDEDEDPEAEEDNEEEEEENEYEGEDEDDEEDIRMNVGSDGECDELDDLPSSRGNQWKGPISRKASQTSVYLQEWDIPFEQLDLGELIGKGRWGKVHKGRWHGEVAIRLLEIDGNNQDHLKLFKKEVMNYRQTRHENVVLFMGACMAPPHLAIITSFCKGRTLYSVVRDTKNTLDINKTRQIAQEIVKGMGYLHAKGIVHKDLKSKNVFHDTNKVVITDFGLFGISGVVQEGRRENKLKLPHGWICYLAPEIVRRMSPGNNEDRLPFSTSADVYAFGTIWYELQARDWPITNQPVEATIWQVGSGEGIKKVLAEISLGKEVNEILSACWAYDLRERPTFTQLADMLEKLPKLNRRLSHPGHFWKSAEL
- the ksr1a gene encoding kinase suppressor of Ras 1 isoform X7, which gives rise to MSGRKVKLMKYICKQLQCKQKVPETERPEALDSYPHLRDWLRTINLRPELIQAVEAKLSLDALLQMTGTQVRDTMRRLGSSSEECARLSAALSCLKSATESGGELREDGSPWLSEPTRRDSGSLLTADQLTSLGTPLRPHSPSPLARPSAIHSTPSTPCATFPHPRSGSVSAVPTPEALASYVHSESPLTDPFPMSLAHAARLHRHTSTPPITPPSKRRHRLKPPCTPPPPSRKVLHLLPNITLTRSKSHESQLGNRIEDPPTNKCVKKNKLLQNMQVNGNGCEDSPSRYPVMSARAPGVTPAATTASYTLPGTPTLLEEHSTIKNNVAGHRSSPQAVRRDIGLAVTHRFSTKSWLSQTCQVCQKNMMFGVKCKHCRLKCHNKCTKEAPSCRISFLPIAKIRRTESVPSDINNPVDRPPEAPQFGTLPKAITKKDHPPVLNQLDSSSNPSSTTSSTPSSPAPFQQSNPPSATPPPNPSPKGHRDSRFNFPGILQKPGYRNTAACYFQHRQQFIFPDVSSPAHFHPDVLQDTVSEIEQSADDRHAELVEDEDEEEGEEEIEDEDEDPEAEEDNEEEEEENEYEGEDEDDEEDIRMNVGSDGECDELDDLPSSRGNQWKGPISRKASQTSVYLQEWDIPFEQLDLGELIGKGRWGKVHKGRWHGEVAIRLLEIDGNNQDHLKLFKKEVMNYRQTRHENVVLFMGACMAPPHLAIITSFCKGRTLYSVVRDTKNTLDINKTRQIAQEIVKGMGYLHAKGIVHKDLKSKNVFHDTNKVVITDFGLFGISGVVQEGRRENKLKLPHGWICYLAPEIVRRMSPGNNEDRLPFSTSADVYAFGTIWYELQARDWPITNQPVEATIWQVGSGEGIKKVLAEISLGKEVNEILSACWAYDLRERPTFTQLADMLEKLPKLNRRLSHPGHFWKSAERVSEAWTE